From Candidatus Gastranaerophilales bacterium:
TCAGGTCGTTTTGGCGCATTGATAATAAAAGACAACAATATGATTACCTCTTTTATGGAGAAACCAAAGGGAGAGGAAAGTTGGATTAACGGCGGATATTTTGTATGCCAGCCGGAAGTTCTGGACTACATTTCCGATGGCAATGATGTAATATTTGAAAGGACTCCGCTTGAAAATCTTGCTAAAGATAACCAACTGAACGCCTTTAAACACGACGGATTTTGGCGTCCTATGGATACACTGAGAGATAAAACAGAACTCACAGAATTATGGCAGGTATACAAAGCGCCTTGGGCAGTCTGGCAAAAACAGGCTGTTGGCTTAAACGGTTAAGGAGCAAGAATGTACAATAATATCTATAGAGGGAAAAAAGTTCTATTAACAGGTGCAAGCGGGTTTAAAGGCAGCTGGCTTGCTATTTGGCTAACTACTTTAGGAGCGGAAGTTTTGGGATATTCATTAAGACCAAACACAGCTCCCTCCATGTTTAAAGAGCTTAAAATAGACAAACATATAAAAAACATTTTCGGCGACATAAGAGATATTAAAAAACTGGAAAAAGCATTTAATAAATTCAAGCCCGATGTGGTTTTTCATCTGGCAGCACAGCCTTTGGTAAGACTTTCTTATTCTGAACCTCTTTTAACGTATGAAACCAACGTTATAGGCACATTGAATGTTATGGAAGCAGCAAGAAAATGTAAAAGCGTTCAGGCGTTTGTCAATGTTACAACAGACAAATGCTATGAAAACAAGGAAATAGAACGTGGTTACAAAGAAGATGAGCCTATGGGCGGGCATGATATGTATTCCTCTTCAAAAGGCTGCGTTGAGATTATGTCCTCATCATACAGACGCTCTTATCTTCTTCACGATGGCTACTCTATGGCAACAGCAAGAGCAGGCAATGTTATCGGCGGTGGTGATTGGGCTTTAGACAGGTTAATTCCTGATTGCATAAGATATATCAATGAAAATAAACCTATAGAAATACGGAATCCTGTAGCGGTAAGACCATGGCAGCATGTTTTGGAACCTCTGTCGGGTTATTTGCTTTTAGGTG
This genomic window contains:
- a CDS encoding sugar phosphate nucleotidyltransferase — its product is DYNGNEPFMLTYGDGVCDVNINDLIAAHKQSGKLATMTAVHLSGRFGALIIKDNNMITSFMEKPKGEESWINGGYFVCQPEVLDYISDGNDVIFERTPLENLAKDNQLNAFKHDGFWRPMDTLRDKTELTELWQVYKAPWAVWQKQAVGLNG
- the rfbG gene encoding CDP-glucose 4,6-dehydratase, which encodes MYNNIYRGKKVLLTGASGFKGSWLAIWLTTLGAEVLGYSLRPNTAPSMFKELKIDKHIKNIFGDIRDIKKLEKAFNKFKPDVVFHLAAQPLVRLSYSEPLLTYETNVIGTLNVMEAARKCKSVQAFVNVTTDKCYENKEIERGYKEDEPMGGHDMYSSSKGCVEIMSSSYRRSYLLHDGYSMATARAGNVIGGGDWALDRLIPDCIRYINENKPIEIRNPVAVRPWQHVLEPLSGYLLLGEKLLTNGRKYAEGFNFGPNEDSVLKVADVAQKVVEFYGKGEVVMHKKDDLHEANLLMLNIEKAQQLLGWAPTFNASEAIQATIEWYKRFYNGEKMNNFTISQINYFEEKSTAREKILTV